In one window of Campylobacter hepaticus DNA:
- a CDS encoding MBL fold metallo-hydrolase: MQIIKQACGIYETNCYILFSTQGEFIIDPGFNAFDFVKQHVKNPLAILNTHGHHDHVWDNAKIKEEYNIPIYIHQNDAFMLNDPFNQGFKPSKADILINHEEIINIVGCNFKFHFLPGHTPGCTMIEIIGENIMFSGDFLFYRSIGRWDFPYSDANLMKQSLEKIMTYEQDYKLLPGHGQETSLKAEQIHLPSWLRYF, encoded by the coding sequence ATGCAAATTATAAAACAAGCTTGTGGAATTTATGAAACAAATTGTTATATTTTATTTAGCACACAAGGAGAATTTATTATTGATCCAGGATTTAATGCATTTGATTTTGTTAAGCAACATGTAAAAAACCCTTTAGCAATTTTAAATACTCATGGACATCATGACCATGTATGGGATAATGCAAAAATTAAAGAAGAATATAATATCCCTATTTATATACATCAAAACGATGCTTTTATGTTAAATGATCCTTTTAATCAAGGTTTTAAACCTAGTAAAGCCGATATTTTAATCAACCATGAAGAAATAATAAATATAGTAGGATGTAATTTTAAATTCCACTTTCTACCTGGACATACTCCAGGATGCACTATGATAGAAATCATAGGTGAAAACATAATGTTTAGTGGAGATTTTTTATTTTATAGAAGCATAGGAAGATGGGATTTTCCTTATTCTGATGCTAATTTAATGAAACAAAGTTTAGAAAAAATAATGACTTATGAACAAGATTATAAGCTCTTACCAGGACATGGTCAAGAAACAAGTCTTAAAGCTGAACAAATACACCTACCTTCTTGGCTTAGATATTTTTAA
- a CDS encoding enoyl-ACP reductase produces the protein MNTEFQGKTLVISGGTRGIGKAIVYEFAKVGVNIAFTYNSNAQIAQDMVKDLQRTYKIKAKAYEFNILEPQTYKELFEKIDIDFDRVDFFISNAIISGRAVVGGYTKFMKLKPKGINNIFTATVNAFVVGAQEAAKRMEKIGGGSIISISSTGNLVYIENYSGHGTAKAAVEAMARYAATELGEKNIRVNVVSGGPIETDALRAFTNYEEVKQATINLSPLNRIGQPQDLAGACLFLCSNKASWVTGHTFVVDGGTTFK, from the coding sequence ATGAATACAGAATTTCAAGGCAAAACTTTAGTCATTAGCGGCGGAACCCGCGGTATTGGCAAAGCTATAGTTTATGAGTTTGCTAAAGTAGGGGTGAATATAGCCTTTACTTATAATTCTAATGCACAAATTGCTCAAGATATGGTAAAAGATCTTCAAAGAACTTATAAGATTAAGGCAAAAGCTTATGAGTTTAATATTTTAGAACCTCAAACTTATAAAGAGCTTTTTGAAAAAATTGATATAGATTTTGATAGGGTAGATTTTTTTATTTCAAATGCAATTATTTCAGGTCGTGCAGTTGTGGGTGGTTATACTAAATTTATGAAACTTAAACCAAAGGGAATAAATAATATTTTCACTGCTACGGTTAATGCTTTTGTTGTAGGCGCTCAAGAAGCGGCTAAAAGAATGGAAAAAATAGGAGGTGGGAGTATTATTTCTATTTCTTCTACAGGTAATTTAGTTTATATTGAAAATTATTCAGGACATGGTACAGCAAAAGCTGCAGTAGAAGCTATGGCAAGATATGCTGCAACTGAACTTGGAGAAAAAAATATCCGTGTGAATGTAGTAAGTGGAGGACCTATTGAAACAGATGCTTTAAGAGCTTTTACAAATTATGAAGAAGTAAAACAAGCTACTATCAATTTAAGTCCTTTAAATCGCATAGGTCAACCTCAAGATTTAGCTGGAGCATGTCTTTTTTTGTGTTCAAATAAGGCAAGTTGGGTTACAGGCCATACTTTTGTTGTAGATGGAGGAACTACTTTTAAATAG
- the dapA gene encoding 4-hydroxy-tetrahydrodipicolinate synthase codes for MDKNIIIGAMTALITPFKNGKVDEQSYERLIQRQIQNGIDAIVPVGTTGESATLTHEEHKTCIQIAVEVCKKTEVKVLAGAGSNATHEAVDLAKFAQDHGAHGILSVAPYYNKPTQQGLYEHYKFIAQSVDIPVLLYNVPSRTACEIATDTIIRLFKDCENIYGVKEASGNIDKCVDLLAHEDRIILISGEDAINYPILSNGGKGVISVTSNLLPDMISDLTHYALKENYKEAKKINDELYNINKILFCESNPIPIKTAMYIAGLIQSLEFRLPLCPPSKENFAKIEKTMKKYNIKGF; via the coding sequence ATGGATAAAAATATCATTATTGGAGCAATGACTGCGCTTATTACACCTTTTAAGAATGGTAAAGTGGATGAACAAAGTTATGAAAGATTAATTCAAAGACAAATTCAAAATGGTATTGATGCTATAGTTCCTGTTGGGACCACAGGTGAAAGTGCGACTTTAACCCATGAAGAACATAAAACTTGTATACAAATAGCTGTAGAAGTATGTAAAAAAACTGAGGTTAAGGTTTTAGCGGGTGCTGGAAGTAATGCTACTCATGAAGCTGTAGACTTAGCTAAATTTGCACAAGATCATGGTGCTCATGGCATTTTAAGTGTAGCGCCATATTATAACAAACCTACCCAACAAGGTCTTTATGAGCATTATAAATTTATTGCACAAAGTGTGGATATTCCCGTGCTTTTATATAATGTCCCTAGTAGAACAGCTTGCGAGATTGCAACAGATACTATTATTAGACTTTTTAAAGATTGTGAAAATATTTACGGTGTAAAGGAGGCTAGTGGAAATATTGATAAATGTGTAGATTTGCTTGCACATGAAGATAGAATAATTTTAATTTCAGGAGAGGATGCTATTAATTATCCTATACTTTCTAATGGTGGAAAAGGTGTAATTTCGGTAACTTCAAATTTATTACCTGATATGATTAGTGATTTAACACATTATGCTTTAAAGGAGAATTACAAAGAAGCTAAGAAGATTAATGATGAACTTTATAATATTAATAAAATTTTGTTTTGTGAAAGCAATCCTATTCCCATTAAAACTGCTATGTATATAGCAGGATTGATACAAAGTTTGGAATTTAGACTTCCACTTTGTCCTCCAAGTAAGGAAAATTTTGCAAAAATTGAAAAGACAATGAAAAAATACAATATTAAAGGATTTTAA
- a CDS encoding M16 family metallopeptidase, with protein sequence MINYEKIQLENKLEVYTLPVNKNSDVISVDIFYKVGSRNEIMGKSGIAHMLEHLNFKSTKNLNAGEFDEIVKGFGGIDNASTGFDYTHYYIKCAKKNLDKALELFAELMANLNLKDEEFQPERAVVLEERRWRTDNNPLGFLYFRLFNHAFMYHPYHWTPIGFFKDIENWSIEDIREFHSIYYQPKNAILLVSGDIESQEVFKLSKKHFEKIKNTQSIPKIHTKEPKQEGAKRIHLCKNSDTELLALAYKIPNFQHKDIPALNALAELLGNGKSSLMNAILVDKLNLINDYYAYVNDCIDENLFIFICNCNLNVDANKVERELLKIIDKVKKGKISQKDLQRVKNNVKSDFIFSFNNASAIANIYGSYLARGDIKPLLNYEQDIQNLKLEDLIFCAKKYFVEDNSTTVILRKDANG encoded by the coding sequence ATGATAAATTATGAAAAAATACAACTTGAAAATAAACTTGAAGTTTATACTTTACCTGTAAATAAAAATAGTGATGTTATTAGTGTTGATATTTTTTATAAGGTTGGTTCAAGAAATGAAATTATGGGAAAAAGTGGCATAGCACATATGCTTGAGCATTTAAATTTTAAAAGTACTAAAAATTTAAATGCTGGTGAATTTGATGAAATTGTTAAAGGTTTTGGTGGTATAGATAATGCAAGTACAGGTTTTGATTATACGCATTATTATATTAAATGCGCAAAGAAAAATTTAGATAAGGCTTTAGAGCTTTTTGCAGAGCTTATGGCTAATTTAAATTTAAAAGATGAAGAGTTTCAACCTGAAAGAGCAGTGGTATTAGAAGAACGTAGATGGAGGACAGATAACAATCCTTTGGGATTTTTGTATTTTAGACTTTTTAATCATGCTTTTATGTATCATCCTTATCATTGGACTCCTATAGGATTTTTTAAAGATATAGAAAATTGGAGTATTGAAGATATTAGAGAATTTCATAGTATTTATTATCAGCCTAAAAATGCTATTTTGCTTGTAAGCGGTGATATTGAGAGTCAAGAAGTTTTTAAACTTTCAAAAAAACATTTTGAAAAAATTAAAAATACTCAATCTATACCTAAAATTCATACTAAAGAGCCTAAGCAAGAAGGGGCTAAAAGAATACATTTGTGTAAAAATTCCGATACTGAACTTTTAGCTCTTGCTTATAAGATTCCTAATTTTCAACATAAAGATATACCAGCTTTAAATGCTTTAGCTGAACTTTTAGGAAATGGAAAAAGTTCTTTAATGAATGCAATTTTAGTTGATAAATTAAATTTAATTAATGATTATTATGCCTATGTTAATGATTGTATTGATGAAAATTTATTTATTTTTATTTGTAATTGTAATTTAAATGTGGATGCAAATAAAGTAGAAAGAGAGCTTTTAAAAATTATTGATAAGGTTAAAAAGGGTAAAATTTCTCAAAAAGATTTACAAAGAGTAAAAAATAATGTTAAAAGTGATTTTATTTTTTCATTCAATAATGCTAGTGCAATAGCAAATATTTACGGTTCATATTTGGCAAGAGGTGATATAAAACCTTTGTTGAATTATGAACAAGATATACAAAATCTCAAATTAGAAGATTTAATTTTTTGTGCTAAAAAATACTTTGTTGAAGATAATTCTACCACGGTGATTCTACGAAAGGATGCAAATGGATAA
- a CDS encoding quinone-dependent dihydroorotate dehydrogenase has product MAYKLIKPLLFKLDPECAHTLLEYSLRALNTTCPGILSFLAYQYMIDDESLKQKLLTCEFNNPVGLAGGFDKNATMIRPLSALGFGFLELGTFTPKSQKGNDKPRLFRLVEQESIQNAMGFNNEGAQKIALRLAKIYPFVLPLGVNIGKNKTTPNEKALEDYLVLFRDFKDLCDYFVVNISSPNTKNLRHLQNDEFLNILLEESKKITSKPILIKIAPDMSLDSALKLCENALNKGANGFIFANTSTDYSLLDNNRTFGGISGKLISEKSGIFFKEMAKVLFNKALLIASGGIYNADIAYERIKNGANLVQVYTALVFQGPSLIKNINQNISELLKKDGFLHISEAVGVNLK; this is encoded by the coding sequence ATGGCTTATAAATTAATAAAACCTTTGCTTTTTAAACTAGATCCTGAGTGCGCTCATACTTTACTTGAATATAGTTTAAGAGCTTTAAATACTACTTGTCCTGGAATTTTGAGTTTTTTGGCTTATCAATATATGATTGATGATGAAAGCTTAAAGCAAAAATTATTAACTTGTGAATTTAATAATCCTGTGGGTTTAGCAGGAGGTTTTGATAAAAATGCTACCATGATAAGACCTTTAAGTGCTTTAGGTTTTGGTTTTTTAGAATTAGGAACTTTTACTCCAAAATCACAAAAAGGTAATGATAAACCGCGTTTATTCAGACTTGTAGAACAAGAAAGTATTCAAAATGCTATGGGTTTTAATAATGAAGGTGCCCAAAAGATTGCTTTGCGACTTGCTAAAATTTATCCTTTTGTATTGCCTTTAGGTGTAAATATAGGCAAAAATAAAACCACCCCAAATGAGAAAGCTTTAGAAGATTATCTTGTTTTATTTAGAGATTTTAAAGACTTATGCGACTATTTTGTAGTTAATATTTCTTCTCCAAATACAAAAAATTTAAGACATTTGCAAAACGATGAGTTTTTAAATATCTTGCTTGAAGAATCTAAAAAAATTACTTCTAAACCTATTTTAATTAAAATTGCTCCTGATATGTCACTTGATAGTGCTTTAAAATTATGCGAAAATGCTTTAAATAAGGGTGCAAATGGTTTTATATTTGCAAACACAAGTACAGATTATTCTTTATTAGATAATAATAGGACTTTTGGAGGAATTAGCGGAAAGCTTATCAGTGAAAAAAGTGGAATTTTTTTTAAAGAAATGGCTAAGGTATTGTTTAACAAGGCTTTGTTAATAGCAAGTGGCGGGATTTATAATGCAGATATTGCTTATGAGCGTATTAAAAATGGTGCTAATCTAGTACAAGTTTATACTGCTTTAGTTTTTCAAGGTCCATCTTTAATAAAAAATATTAATCAAAATATTAGTGAACTTTTAAAAAAAGATGGTTTTTTACATATTAGTGAAGCTGTTGGAGTAAATTTAAAATGA
- a CDS encoding ABC transporter ATP-binding protein — translation MHKEMNLKEVLIRFKPFYKRYWKQFAVVIFGMILASGGTAGSFYALEPILNYIFVEKNESLLYTVPFLLVLMYFFKNLGTYLQSFYVSYIGTDMLRVLRAKVLKNILRLDMDFFKRYRNGELVSRCTNDINALQSIVANIIPDFFREFLTAIGLLIVVLYQSPTLAFLALVILPLAIFPLLWFAKKLKNYARNIQETNSDLLSYLGEIFANIELIKANDNEKKESDKFAKHNDTLCTLNLKSARIDALTSPLMDMMGSIGVAVVIIVGGREVINGVMSVGSFISFVSALFAIYTPLKRLSSLYGKLQGAVAASERTFYLLDLQPQIKAGDKVLKKIEKIIFENVEFSYENPHKSVLKGVSFEFKKGEMLALVGVSGGGKSSIINLLMYFYEKQKGKILLNQEDISNFTIESLHSKIGLVTQNIYLFNDSFAANIAYSEELEEKKIIQALKLANALDFVEEMGGIWAEIKEHGKNLSGGQKQRIAIARALYKNPDVLIFDEATSALDNESEKAIVKTIENLKKDRLIMVIAHRLSTIENSDKIVVLDKGKVLAIGKDQELLQTCSLYQKFKSREKTKPNFS, via the coding sequence ATGCATAAAGAAATGAATTTAAAAGAAGTTTTAATTCGTTTTAAACCTTTTTATAAGAGATATTGGAAACAATTTGCTGTAGTTATTTTTGGTATGATTTTAGCAAGTGGAGGAACTGCTGGAAGTTTTTATGCTTTAGAACCTATTTTAAATTATATTTTTGTAGAAAAAAATGAATCTTTGCTTTATACAGTGCCTTTTTTGCTTGTATTGATGTATTTTTTTAAAAATCTTGGAACTTATTTGCAAAGTTTTTATGTTTCTTATATAGGAACAGATATGTTAAGAGTCTTGCGTGCTAAAGTTTTAAAAAATATCTTGCGTTTAGATATGGATTTTTTTAAACGCTATAGAAATGGTGAACTTGTAAGTCGTTGTACTAACGATATTAATGCGCTTCAAAGTATAGTGGCAAATATTATTCCTGATTTTTTTAGAGAATTTTTAACTGCCATTGGTTTACTTATAGTTGTTTTGTATCAAAGTCCTACTTTAGCTTTTTTAGCTTTAGTTATTTTGCCTTTAGCTATTTTTCCTTTACTTTGGTTTGCTAAAAAACTTAAAAATTATGCAAGAAATATACAAGAAACTAATTCAGATTTACTTTCATATTTGGGAGAAATTTTTGCAAATATTGAACTTATTAAAGCTAATGATAATGAAAAAAAAGAAAGTGATAAATTTGCCAAACATAATGATACTTTGTGCACCTTAAATCTTAAATCTGCACGTATTGATGCGCTTACAAGTCCTTTAATGGATATGATGGGTTCAATAGGTGTAGCAGTTGTAATTATTGTAGGGGGTAGAGAAGTTATTAATGGAGTTATGAGTGTGGGGAGTTTTATTAGTTTTGTTTCAGCGCTTTTTGCTATTTATACTCCTTTAAAGCGTCTTTCTTCTTTATACGGGAAACTTCAAGGTGCGGTTGCAGCTAGTGAAAGAACTTTTTATTTATTAGATTTGCAGCCTCAAATTAAAGCGGGTGATAAAGTATTGAAAAAAATTGAAAAAATTATTTTTGAAAATGTTGAATTTTCGTATGAAAACCCTCATAAAAGTGTTTTAAAGGGCGTAAGTTTTGAATTTAAAAAAGGTGAAATGCTTGCTCTTGTTGGAGTAAGTGGAGGTGGGAAATCTTCAATTATTAATTTATTAATGTATTTTTATGAAAAACAAAAAGGTAAAATTTTACTCAATCAAGAAGATATTAGTAATTTTACTATAGAAAGTTTGCATTCTAAAATAGGGCTTGTAACTCAAAATATTTATTTATTTAATGATAGTTTTGCTGCAAATATTGCCTATAGTGAAGAATTAGAAGAAAAAAAGATTATTCAAGCTTTAAAACTAGCCAATGCTTTGGATTTTGTAGAAGAAATGGGTGGAATTTGGGCTGAGATTAAAGAACATGGTAAAAATTTAAGTGGGGGACAAAAGCAAAGAATTGCTATTGCTAGAGCTTTATATAAAAATCCTGATGTATTAATTTTTGATGAAGCTACTTCAGCTCTTGATAATGAAAGTGAAAAAGCTATAGTGAAAACTATAGAAAATTTAAAAAAAGATAGACTTATTATGGTTATTGCCCATCGTTTAAGCACTATAGAAAATTCTGATAAAATAGTGGTTTTAGATAAGGGTAAAGTTTTAGCTATAGGAAAAGATCAAGAACTTTTGCAAACTTGTTCTTTGTATCAAAAATTTAAAAGTAGGGAAAAAACAAAGCCTAACTTTAGTTAA
- the cysS gene encoding cysteine--tRNA ligase — MRLLDSATKEKKELDKKNINIYLCGPTVYDHAHLGHARSSVCFDLLRRVLLACGNQVKFVRNYTDIDDKILKKIAQSGKSIDELAQFYIQSYEEDMKALNVLDPDLKPCATHYIQPMLDLIKKLDKNGFVYTLEDGIYFDTSKDSQYFTLSNQNTQNLSRLNVKIQKKNESDFVLWKFDEKFYKSEFGIGRPGWHTECVAMIDYIFKDTLDIHAGGMDLFFPHHENEVAQYRCACGKNLAKIWLHNGFVKIDGEKMSKSLNNSFFVKDALKEFMGEALRFYLLSSHYRSHFNYSLADLENSKKRLDKFYRLKKRLGVGVICDFDILNNICIKSKISMQILDVLKDDLNISKALALLDDFINYANSKLDKEGKNKILKQNIKETLGELASIFGFGFMDTTLYFQWGVSQKECEEIEKLILQRNEAKKNKDFIKADAIREQLNHKKIILLDTPNGTIWEKVNA; from the coding sequence ATGAGATTATTAGATAGTGCAACAAAAGAAAAAAAAGAACTTGATAAAAAAAATATTAATATTTATTTATGTGGTCCTACAGTTTATGATCATGCACATTTAGGTCATGCTAGAAGCAGCGTTTGTTTTGATCTTTTACGCAGAGTTTTACTTGCTTGTGGGAATCAGGTTAAATTTGTTAGAAATTATACAGATATTGATGATAAAATTTTAAAAAAGATAGCTCAAAGTGGAAAAAGTATAGACGAACTTGCACAATTTTATATACAAAGTTATGAAGAAGATATGAAAGCTTTAAATGTTTTAGATCCTGATTTAAAACCATGTGCAACTCATTATATACAACCAATGCTTGATTTAATTAAAAAACTTGATAAAAATGGTTTTGTTTATACTTTAGAAGATGGAATATATTTTGATACAAGCAAAGATAGTCAATATTTTACTTTATCTAATCAAAACACTCAAAATCTTTCTCGTCTTAATGTTAAGATACAAAAGAAAAATGAAAGTGATTTTGTGCTTTGGAAATTTGATGAAAAATTTTATAAAAGTGAATTTGGAATAGGGCGTCCTGGTTGGCATACTGAATGCGTTGCCATGATTGATTATATTTTTAAGGATACTCTTGATATTCATGCTGGAGGTATGGACTTATTTTTTCCTCATCATGAAAATGAGGTTGCTCAATACCGTTGTGCTTGTGGTAAAAATTTAGCAAAAATTTGGTTGCATAATGGTTTTGTTAAAATTGATGGCGAAAAAATGAGCAAGAGTTTAAATAATAGTTTTTTTGTAAAAGATGCATTAAAAGAATTTATGGGTGAAGCTTTAAGATTTTATCTTTTAAGTTCTCATTATAGATCTCATTTTAATTATTCTTTAGCGGATTTAGAAAATTCTAAAAAGCGTTTAGATAAATTTTATCGTCTTAAGAAAAGATTGGGTGTGGGTGTAATTTGTGATTTTGATATTTTAAATAATATTTGTATTAAAAGTAAAATTTCTATGCAAATTCTTGATGTTTTAAAGGATGATTTAAATATTTCTAAAGCTTTAGCGCTTTTAGATGATTTTATTAATTATGCTAATTCAAAACTTGATAAAGAAGGTAAAAATAAAATTTTAAAACAAAATATAAAAGAAACATTAGGGGAATTAGCTAGTATTTTTGGTTTTGGTTTTATGGATACGACTTTATATTTTCAATGGGGTGTGAGTCAAAAAGAATGCGAGGAAATTGAAAAATTAATCTTGCAAAGAAATGAAGCAAAAAAAAATAAAGATTTTATCAAGGCTGATGCTATAAGAGAGCAATTAAATCATAAAAAAATTATACTTTTAGATACTCCAAATGGTACAATATGGGAGAAAGTTAATGCATAA